The following nucleotide sequence is from Paenibacillus andongensis.
CTTCGCCGGATTTTTTCGCGATACGAACTTTAGTTCCGTTATCCAATACTTTGTATCCTACGCGAGTAGGTTTGCCGCTCTTAGGATCAATTAGCATCACGTTAGAAACGTGGATTGCAGCTTCTTGATTCAAGATACCGCCTTGTGGATTTTGTTGAGATGGTTTCGCATGTTTCTTAACCATGTTCACACCTTCTACAAGCACACGGTTTTGACGAGGATAAGCAGCGATAACGCGACCCTTCTTACCTTTGTCTTTACCAGTGATTACAAAAACCGTATCGTCTTTTTTCACGTGCAGTTTATTGTTATGAGATTCTAATCTCTTTTTTAATCTTGGCATTAGCTTCTACACCTCCTGAGGTTTCCCGTTAGGAAAACAAACATCGTAACTGTTCTTAGATAACTTCTGGAGCCAAGGATACGATCTTCATGAAGTCTCTGTCACGAAGTTCGCGTGCAACTGGTCCAAAGATACGTGTACCACGTGGACTTTTATCTTCTTTCACGATAACAGCCGCATTCTCATCAAATGAGATATATGATCCGTCTTTACGGCGAGCACCGCTCTTCGTACGAACGATAACTGCTTTAACAACGTCACCTTTTTTGACAACGCCACCTGGTGTTGCTTCTTTTACTGAACAGACGATCAAATCACCAATGTGACCAACGCGACGACCAGTACCACCCAAAACGCGGATACACATTAATTGTTTCGCACCTGAGTTGTCAGCGACAGCCAAACGAGTAAATGGTTGAATCATCGTATTCCCTCCTTTCGGGGTTCATGTCTAGATTATTAGATAACAACGCCAACTTCAGTAATTTCAACCAGTCTCCAGCTTTTATCTTTGGATAACGGTCTAGTTTCACTGATTTTCACAGTGTCACCAATTTTAGCTTGGTTGTTTTCATCGTGCGCTTTAAATTTTTTCGTATATTTGATTCTCTTGTGATAGAGATCATGTTTTTTGTAAGTTTCGACAGCAACAACAATGGTTTTATCCATTTTATCGCTGACAACTTTACCGATCAAAACTTTACGATCGTTACGTTCAGCCATCTAAGGAACCCTCCCTTCTAGATTTGGTTAGCCAATCCCCAATTCTCTTTCACGCAAAATAGTCTTGGCACGAGCGATCTCTTTACGCAAATCACGAATTTGAGTCGGGTTGTCCAATTGACCAGTAGCTAGTTGAAAACGGAGGTTAAAGAGTTCTTCTTTAAAACCATTAACTTTTTGCTCGATTTCAGCAGTGGTTAAGTTCCGGAATTCACTACCCTTCATTTGCTTCACCGCCTACTTCTTCTCTTTTCACGAATTTCGTTTTGATTGGAAGCTTGTGAGCAGCAAGACGCATCGCTTCACGAGCGACCTCTTCACTTACACCAGCAAGTTCAAACAAAATTTTACCCGGTTTTACTACTGCTACCCATTTCTCCACGTTACCTTTACCACTACCCATACGGACTTCAAGCGGCTTTTGTGTAACTGGTTTAGCTGGGAAAATTTTAATCCATACTTTACCACCACGTTTGATATAACGTGTCATGGCAATACGTGCTGCTTCGATTTGACGGTTTGTTACCCAAGCCGGTTCTACCGCTTGCAGACCATATTCGCCAAAAGCTACTTCCGTTCCGCCTTTAGCGCGACCTTTCATGTTACCGCGGTGTTCTTTACGGTGTTTTACACGTTTAGGCACTAACATGATTTAATTTCCTCCTTCCGGCTGAGCCTTTTTCTTAGCTGTCGGAAGCACTTCTCCACGATAAATCCATACTTTTACACCGATACGGCCATAAGTAGTGGCTGCTTCTGCTGTACCATAGTCGATATCCGCACGAAGCGTATGAAGTGGAACTGTTCCTTCGCTATATCCTTCCGTACGAGCGATCTCAGCACCGCCAAGACGTCCGCTAGTTGCAATTTTGATACCTTTAGCGCCGGATCTCATTGTTCTTTGCATAGCTTGCTTCATCGCACGACGGAATGAAACACGACGTTCCAATTGAAGTGCTACAGCTTCAGCTACGAGAATTGCATCAAGATCTGGGCTTTTGATTTCAGAAATGTTAATGTGTACTTTTTTATTGGACATGCTAGCGATGTAGTTGCGAATTACTTCAACTTCAGCTCCACCTTTACCAATAACCATTCCTGGTTTAGCAGTATGAATCGTTACGTTCACACGGTTAGCCGCGCGCTCGATATCGATGTGGGAAACTGCTGAGTCTTTAAGTTTATTTTTTAAGTATTCGCGGATTTTGACGTCTTCAAGCAACAGAGTTCCGAAATCTTTCTCTGCGAACCATTTGGACTCCCAATCACGAATAATACCAATTCTAAGGCCTACCGGGTTGACTTTCTGACCCACACGTTATCCCTCCTTATTTTTCAGATACCACGATTGTAATGTGGCTGGTACGTTTTTTGATCGCGCTAGCGCGGCCCATTGCACGTTGTTGGAACCTTTTCATTGTAGGTCCTTGGTTAACAAACGTCTCAGTTACCACTAATTTATTAGGATCTAATGAATAGTTATGCTCTGCATTGGCAATTGCGGAATTCAATAGTTTCTCCAGGATTGGAGAAGCTGCTTTAGGTGTGTGACGCAGAATCGCAATCGCTTCGCCTACCGCTTTTCCCCGAATCAAGTCAACAACTAGCTTTGCTTTACGAGGAGCAATCCGAGCGTGGTTCAATATTGCTTTAGCTTGCATGGTAGTACCTCCTCTCGGTTAAAAATGAAATTAACGTTTTCCGGTTTTCTTGTCGTCATCATGACCTTTGTAAGTACGAGTTGGTGCAAATTCACCAAGCTTGTGTCCAACCATATCTTCGGTTACATACACAGGCACGTGTTTTCTTCCATCATATACTCCGAAAGTGTGACCAACGAATTGCGGGTAAATCGTAGAACGACGGGACCACGTTTTGATAACCAGTTTTTTGCTGGAAGTGTTCAAGTCTTCTACTTTTTTCAGTAAGTATCCATCAATAAATGGACCCTTCTTTAAGCTGCGACCCATGGGTGTTCCTCCCTTCCTTGAACCTCAAGAGAATTCATATATCCTAGATTACTTCGTACGGCGACGTACAATGTATTTATCGGAAGCTTTGCCTTTTTTACGAGTTTTGAAACCAAGCGTCGGTTTACCCCATGGTGACATAGGTGATTTACGTCCGATTGGTGCACGTCCTTCACCACCACCGTGTGGGTGATCATTCGGGTTCATTACGACCCCACGAACTTGTGGACGATTGCCTTTCCAACGATTACGTCCTGCTTTACCGATTTTCACGAGCTCGTGATCTTCGTTACCAACAGAACCGATTGTTGCGCGGCAAACTTTAAGGACTTTACGAACTTCACCAGATGAAAGGCGAATGGTTACGTAAGTTTCTTCTTTACCAAGAAGTTGAGCTTCCGTACCGGCAGCGCGCACTAGTTGTGCACCTTTACCAGGCTTCAACTCGATGTTGTGGATAACTGTACCAACCGGAATGTTTTCCAATGGAAGAGCGTTACCTACTTTGATATCTGCTTGTGGTCCAGAAACGATACGATCGTCCACTTTAAGACCTTTAGGAGCGATGATGTATTTTTTCTCGCCATCTGCATAATGAATCAATGCGATGTTCGCGGAACGGTTAGGATCGTACTCAACTGTAGCAACGCGTCCTGGTATTCCATCTTTAGTACGTTTGAAATCGATAATACGGTATTTACGTTTGTGTCCACCGCCATGGTGACGAACCGTAATTTTACCTTGGTTGTTACGACCAGCATGCTTGAACAAAGGAGCAAGCAATGATTTCTCCGGTGTTGATGTTGTGATTTCTTCAAAAGTAGAAACCGACATCGCACGTCGAGCTGGTGAGGTTGGTTTATATTTTTTAATTGGCACTCTGAATTCCTCCTTACTTCAAGAAATGGGTTATACCGATTCAAAGAATTCCAATTCTTTGCTTTCTGCGCTCAGGGACACGATAGCTTTCTTCCAAATGGAAGTGTAACCGGAGTGTTTGCCATAACGTTTTGGCTTAGCTGGCATTCTCAATGTGTTTACATTTGTAACTTTTACTTTGAAGATAGCTTCAATAGCTTGTTTAATTTCTGTTTTGTTAGCGCGAAGATCCACTTCGAAAACATACTTTTTGTTAGCCATTAGGTCGCTTGTACGCTCAGTGATGATCGGGCGCTTGATAATGTCGCGTGGATTTTTCATTGTGCAAGCACCTCCTCAACTTTCTGTACAGCTTCTTGTGTAATGATCAGTTTGTCATACAACATGACATCAAGAACATTAACACCATCAGCAGCAACGAATTTCACACCTGGGATATTGCGAGCAGATAAAGCAACATTGGAGTCGTTAGCAACGCCTACAACTAATACTTTACGGTCTACTTTGAGGTTGTTCAAAATAGCTACGAAGTCCTTCGTTTTTGGAGCGTTCAATTGAAGCTGATCCAATACGATCAAGTTGTTATCGATAAGTTTCGAGGACAAAGCGGATTTGATCGCTAAGCGACGAACTTTTCTAGGCAATTTGAAACCATAGCTGCGAGGTGTCGGTCCGAATACGGTACCGCCGCCTTTCCACTGTGGAGCACGAATACTACCTTGACGCGCACGACCTGTACCTTTTTGTTTCCAAGGTTTACGACCACCGCCGCGAACTTCCGAACGACCTTTTGTTTTGTGTGTTCCTTGACGCACAGCTGCTTGTTGCAAAAGAACAGCTTCGTGAATCGCGTGAACGTGAGGCTCAATTCCGAAAACAACGTCAGACAGTTCAACTTCTCCTACCTGAGCACCTGTTACATTATATAAAGCTACTTTTGGCATCTGTCTTCCTCCTTTCTTACTTTTTAACAGCAGACTTCACGCTAACGTAGCTGTTTTTAGGGCCCGGAATGGAACCTTTAACTAGCAATACATTACGTTCAGCATCTACTTTAATGATTTGCAAGTTTTGCAAAGTTACTGTTTCGTTACCCATGTGCCCTGGCAATTTCTTACCTTTAGGAACGCGGTTTGCTTGAATCGAACCCATGGAACCTGGTCCGCGGTGATAACGTGATCCGTGAGCCATCGGGCCAGTGGATTGGTTATGTCTTTTGATGTTACCTTGGAAACCTTTACCTTTGGAAGTACCCGTTACATCAACGAATTCGCCCTCTGTGAACAGATCTGCTTTCAGCTCTTGACCAACTTCATAGTCACCCAACTGAATGCCACGAATTTCTTTAACGTAGCGCTTAGGTGTTGCCCCTGCTTTTTTCGCATGGCCAAGCTCTGGTTTAATGATTCTGCTAGCTTTAACATCATCAAAACCGATTTGGATCGACTCATAACCGTCGTTATCCACATCTTTCTTTTGCAGTACCACACATGGTCCCGCTTGAATGACAGTTACCGGAACTACATTGCCCTCCGGAGTAAACAACTGTGTCATCCCAAGTTTTTTTCCTAAGATACCTTTCATCGTTGACACCTCATTTCCTTCCTAAACGTTCATTCTATAGTTGTTTTACAGTTTGATCTCGATATCAACGCCAGACGGTAAGTCTAAACGCATTAGAGCATCAACTGTTTGTGGTGTTGGATTCACAATATCGATAAGACGCTTATGCGTACGCATTTCGAATTGCTCACGCGAATCCTTGTACTTGTGCACCGCACGAAGAATCGTGATGATTTGCTTCTCTGTCGGAAGCGGAATCGGACCGGATACACCTGCACCGGAACGCTTGGCAGTTTCCACGATTTTCTCAGCTGATTGATCAATAATTCTGTGATCATAAGCTTTCAAACGGATACGAATTTTTTGCTTTGCCATGATAAGTCCCTCCTTCTATCGCCCAATTTAGTATCGGACATACTCCGCGAAAATTCTCCAACAACCATCCCCATGGCAAAGGGGCCAGGTGTGTCGGCAACCTTTCGCATCATCGCAACGTCACAGACCAACGTTTTATATTATATAAAATTTGAAAACTAATTGCAAGCGA
It contains:
- the rplN gene encoding 50S ribosomal protein L14, encoding MIQPFTRLAVADNSGAKQLMCIRVLGGTGRRVGHIGDLIVCSVKEATPGGVVKKGDVVKAVIVRTKSGARRKDGSYISFDENAAVIVKEDKSPRGTRIFGPVARELRDRDFMKIVSLAPEVI
- the rpsQ gene encoding 30S ribosomal protein S17 — protein: MAERNDRKVLIGKVVSDKMDKTIVVAVETYKKHDLYHKRIKYTKKFKAHDENNQAKIGDTVKISETRPLSKDKSWRLVEITEVGVVI
- the rplV gene encoding 50S ribosomal protein L22, whose amino-acid sequence is MQAKAILNHARIAPRKAKLVVDLIRGKAVGEAIAILRHTPKAASPILEKLLNSAIANAEHNYSLDPNKLVVTETFVNQGPTMKRFQQRAMGRASAIKKRTSHITIVVSEK
- the rpsC gene encoding 30S ribosomal protein S3, which translates into the protein MGQKVNPVGLRIGIIRDWESKWFAEKDFGTLLLEDVKIREYLKNKLKDSAVSHIDIERAANRVNVTIHTAKPGMVIGKGGAEVEVIRNYIASMSNKKVHINISEIKSPDLDAILVAEAVALQLERRVSFRRAMKQAMQRTMRSGAKGIKIATSGRLGGAEIARTEGYSEGTVPLHTLRADIDYGTAEAATTYGRIGVKVWIYRGEVLPTAKKKAQPEGGN
- the rplD gene encoding 50S ribosomal protein L4, which produces MPKVALYNVTGAQVGEVELSDVVFGIEPHVHAIHEAVLLQQAAVRQGTHKTKGRSEVRGGGRKPWKQKGTGRARQGSIRAPQWKGGGTVFGPTPRSYGFKLPRKVRRLAIKSALSSKLIDNNLIVLDQLQLNAPKTKDFVAILNNLKVDRKVLVVGVANDSNVALSARNIPGVKFVAADGVNVLDVMLYDKLIITQEAVQKVEEVLAQ
- the rplP gene encoding 50S ribosomal protein L16, whose amino-acid sequence is MLVPKRVKHRKEHRGNMKGRAKGGTEVAFGEYGLQAVEPAWVTNRQIEAARIAMTRYIKRGGKVWIKIFPAKPVTQKPLEVRMGSGKGNVEKWVAVVKPGKILFELAGVSEEVAREAMRLAAHKLPIKTKFVKREEVGGEANEG
- the rplB gene encoding 50S ribosomal protein L2 — encoded protein: MPIKKYKPTSPARRAMSVSTFEEITTSTPEKSLLAPLFKHAGRNNQGKITVRHHGGGHKRKYRIIDFKRTKDGIPGRVATVEYDPNRSANIALIHYADGEKKYIIAPKGLKVDDRIVSGPQADIKVGNALPLENIPVGTVIHNIELKPGKGAQLVRAAGTEAQLLGKEETYVTIRLSSGEVRKVLKVCRATIGSVGNEDHELVKIGKAGRNRWKGNRPQVRGVVMNPNDHPHGGGEGRAPIGRKSPMSPWGKPTLGFKTRKKGKASDKYIVRRRTK
- the rplX gene encoding 50S ribosomal protein L24, which encodes MPRLKKRLESHNNKLHVKKDDTVFVITGKDKGKKGRVIAAYPRQNRVLVEGVNMVKKHAKPSQQNPQGGILNQEAAIHVSNVMLIDPKSGKPTRVGYKVLDNGTKVRIAKKSGEVID
- the rpmC gene encoding 50S ribosomal protein L29, which gives rise to MKGSEFRNLTTAEIEQKVNGFKEELFNLRFQLATGQLDNPTQIRDLRKEIARAKTILRERELGIG
- the rpsJ gene encoding 30S ribosomal protein S10 translates to MAKQKIRIRLKAYDHRIIDQSAEKIVETAKRSGAGVSGPIPLPTEKQIITILRAVHKYKDSREQFEMRTHKRLIDIVNPTPQTVDALMRLDLPSGVDIEIKL
- the rplC gene encoding 50S ribosomal protein L3, which codes for MKGILGKKLGMTQLFTPEGNVVPVTVIQAGPCVVLQKKDVDNDGYESIQIGFDDVKASRIIKPELGHAKKAGATPKRYVKEIRGIQLGDYEVGQELKADLFTEGEFVDVTGTSKGKGFQGNIKRHNQSTGPMAHGSRYHRGPGSMGSIQANRVPKGKKLPGHMGNETVTLQNLQIIKVDAERNVLLVKGSIPGPKNSYVSVKSAVKK
- the rplW gene encoding 50S ribosomal protein L23 translates to MKNPRDIIKRPIITERTSDLMANKKYVFEVDLRANKTEIKQAIEAIFKVKVTNVNTLRMPAKPKRYGKHSGYTSIWKKAIVSLSAESKELEFFESV
- the rpsS gene encoding 30S ribosomal protein S19; amino-acid sequence: MGRSLKKGPFIDGYLLKKVEDLNTSSKKLVIKTWSRRSTIYPQFVGHTFGVYDGRKHVPVYVTEDMVGHKLGEFAPTRTYKGHDDDKKTGKR